A single genomic interval of Hafnia alvei harbors:
- a CDS encoding luciferase-like monooxygenase, giving the protein MTSRSVPFSVLDLSPIPTGATARDAFHRSLSLAQHAENWGFHRYWLAEHHNMTGIASAATSVLIGYIAGGTKTIRVGSGGVMLPNHAPLVIAEQFGTLESLYPGRIDLGLGRAPGSDQRTMMALRRSLHGEIDDFPQDVLELQRYFAEVTEDQHVQAVPGQGLHIPIWLLGSSLYSAQLAAKLGLPFAFASHFAPDMLHQALALYRSQFQPSAALAKPYAIVCINVVAADSERDARFLFTSMQQQFINLRRGKPGPLPAPVQDISDYWSGGEQYGVEQALRMSVVGDPAQVKSGLEALLRETQADEIMVNGQIFDHQARLRSFEIVADIKPHLSIPELIG; this is encoded by the coding sequence ATGACTTCTCGTTCCGTACCTTTTTCAGTTCTCGACCTGTCTCCAATCCCCACGGGAGCAACGGCCCGTGATGCATTTCATCGCTCGCTGAGTCTGGCCCAGCATGCTGAGAATTGGGGTTTTCATCGCTACTGGTTGGCTGAACATCACAACATGACCGGCATAGCGAGCGCCGCCACGTCGGTGCTGATTGGGTACATCGCTGGTGGAACCAAAACTATTCGCGTCGGCTCTGGGGGCGTGATGCTACCCAACCATGCCCCATTGGTGATTGCCGAACAGTTTGGCACGCTTGAGTCACTCTATCCGGGACGCATTGATTTGGGGCTAGGCCGTGCGCCCGGTTCCGACCAGAGAACCATGATGGCTCTACGTCGTAGCCTACACGGAGAAATTGACGATTTCCCTCAAGACGTGCTCGAACTACAGCGCTACTTTGCCGAAGTCACCGAGGATCAGCATGTACAAGCCGTGCCTGGGCAAGGTTTGCATATCCCTATCTGGCTATTGGGCTCAAGCCTTTACAGTGCACAGCTCGCCGCTAAGCTCGGATTACCTTTTGCCTTTGCATCACATTTCGCTCCCGATATGCTGCATCAGGCACTGGCGCTTTACCGTAGCCAGTTCCAACCATCGGCGGCTTTGGCTAAGCCATACGCGATTGTTTGCATCAACGTGGTCGCCGCCGATAGCGAACGCGACGCACGCTTCCTGTTTACCTCAATGCAGCAGCAGTTTATTAATCTTCGTCGTGGCAAACCGGGGCCTTTACCAGCCCCAGTACAAGACATTTCCGACTATTGGAGCGGCGGCGAGCAATACGGCGTTGAACAGGCGCTTAGAATGTCTGTGGTGGGCGACCCCGCCCAAGTGAAGAGCGGTTTGGAAGCGTTACTAAGAGAAACTCAGGCGGATGAAATTATGGTTAACGGGCAG
- a CDS encoding amino acid permease, translated as METASENSSIVVNDLSANSRGGMSESEWREAIKFDSTDAGWIIMSIGMAIGAGIVFLPVQVGLMGLWVFLLSSIIGYPAMYLFQRLFINTLAESPECKDYPSVISGYLGKNWGILLGALYFVMLVIWMFVYSTAITNDSASYLHTFGVTDGLLSENPFYGLVLICILVAISSRGEKLLFKLSSFMVLTKLLVVAALGVSMVGMWHLHNSGALPPMGLLIKNAIITLPFTLTSILFIQTLSPMVISYRSKEKSREVARHKALRAMNIAFGVLFVTVFFYAVSFTLAMGHDEAVKAYEQNISALAIAAQFFPGSWATVVSVILNIFAVMTAFFGVYLGFREATQGIVMNILRRRMPAEKINEKWVQNGIMLFAILLAWSAIILNAPVLSFTSICSPIFGMVGCLIPAYLVYKVPALHKYKGTSLTIIIITGLLLCVSPFLAFS; from the coding sequence ATGGAAACAGCATCAGAGAATAGCAGTATCGTTGTGAACGATCTTTCTGCCAATAGTCGTGGAGGCATGTCCGAAAGCGAATGGCGTGAGGCTATTAAGTTTGATAGTACGGATGCCGGCTGGATCATTATGAGTATCGGCATGGCAATTGGTGCCGGCATTGTCTTTTTACCGGTTCAGGTTGGGCTAATGGGGCTATGGGTTTTCTTACTCTCTTCCATTATCGGTTACCCTGCGATGTATTTATTCCAGCGTCTATTTATTAATACGCTGGCTGAATCTCCAGAGTGTAAAGATTATCCGAGTGTAATCAGCGGATACTTGGGTAAAAACTGGGGTATTTTGTTAGGTGCATTATATTTCGTTATGTTAGTTATTTGGATGTTCGTTTATTCAACGGCGATTACTAATGATAGTGCATCCTATTTACATACTTTTGGCGTAACGGACGGGCTTCTTTCTGAGAATCCGTTTTATGGTTTGGTGCTGATTTGTATTTTGGTTGCCATTTCATCTCGTGGTGAAAAACTATTATTTAAGCTCTCCAGCTTTATGGTTCTTACAAAGCTTTTAGTAGTAGCCGCATTAGGCGTCTCGATGGTGGGTATGTGGCATCTGCACAATTCAGGGGCGCTACCGCCGATGGGGCTGCTGATTAAAAATGCCATCATTACGTTGCCGTTTACTCTAACGTCTATTCTGTTTATTCAAACTCTTAGCCCGATGGTGATTTCTTACCGCTCTAAAGAAAAATCACGCGAGGTTGCTCGCCATAAAGCGCTGCGAGCAATGAACATTGCCTTTGGCGTTTTATTCGTCACGGTATTCTTCTATGCGGTCTCTTTCACCTTGGCGATGGGGCACGATGAAGCGGTTAAAGCCTACGAGCAAAATATCTCGGCTCTCGCTATTGCTGCGCAATTCTTCCCTGGCAGCTGGGCAACGGTAGTCAGCGTTATCCTGAATATCTTTGCGGTAATGACCGCCTTCTTTGGCGTTTATTTAGGCTTCCGTGAGGCAACGCAGGGTATTGTGATGAACATTCTACGTCGTCGTATGCCTGCGGAGAAGATCAATGAAAAATGGGTTCAGAACGGAATTATGCTGTTCGCCATTCTACTGGCTTGGAGTGCCATCATTCTTAACGCACCAGTTTTAAGCTTTACCTCCATCTGTAGCCCGATATTTGGGATGGTTGGCTGCTTAATTCCCGCTTATTTGGTCTACAAGGTGCCTGCATTGCATAAATATAAAGGAACTTCGTTGACCATTATTATCATTACCGGGTTGCTGTTATGTGTTTCTCCATTCCTAGCCTTCTCCTAA
- a CDS encoding serine dehydratase subunit alpha family protein yields MSKYESENLLCTESRDELWSEFIRAVQQEVKPAVGCTEPVSLALAAAVAASYLPESVERIEARVSPNLMKNGMGVTVPGTGMVGLPIAAAVGAMGGDASAGLEVLKHATPESIAAGKSLLASGAVTVGIQQPCEHILFSQVTVFGPTESVCVTIADGHTNVIKIVKNGDVLFDACHNADNSGEETCQEGYCLKKASLKQVFDFAVNVPLARIHFILEAATLNKALSLEGLSHQYGLHIGATLQRQRERGLLARDLLTDIMIRTSSASDARMGGAVMPAMSNSGSGNQGIAATMPVVVVAEYLGASEEQLTRALMLSHLTAIYIHSQLPTLSALCAATTASMGAAAGIAWLIEGRYETVAMAISSMIGDVSGMICDGASNSCAMKVSTSVSAAYKAVLMALDNSCVTGNEGIVTDDVDRSIANLCALACHSMQQTDTQIIEIMAKKAS; encoded by the coding sequence ATGAGCAAGTATGAAAGCGAAAATCTGTTGTGTACCGAATCACGTGATGAATTGTGGAGTGAGTTTATCCGTGCGGTACAGCAAGAAGTTAAGCCCGCAGTAGGCTGCACAGAGCCAGTTTCTTTGGCGTTGGCTGCTGCCGTTGCCGCTTCATATCTTCCAGAATCCGTTGAACGTATCGAAGCACGTGTTTCGCCTAACCTAATGAAAAATGGTATGGGAGTCACCGTGCCCGGTACGGGGATGGTTGGGTTGCCGATCGCCGCGGCCGTGGGGGCGATGGGTGGCGATGCCAGCGCAGGGTTGGAAGTGCTCAAGCATGCAACGCCAGAGTCGATAGCGGCAGGGAAGTCGCTTCTGGCGAGTGGAGCCGTCACCGTGGGTATCCAACAACCGTGTGAGCACATTTTATTCTCTCAAGTTACTGTGTTTGGCCCAACGGAGTCAGTCTGTGTCACGATTGCCGATGGTCATACCAACGTCATCAAAATCGTCAAAAACGGTGATGTACTGTTTGATGCTTGCCATAACGCAGATAACAGCGGCGAAGAGACTTGCCAAGAAGGTTATTGCCTGAAAAAAGCGTCGTTAAAACAGGTATTTGATTTTGCGGTTAACGTGCCGTTGGCGCGGATCCATTTTATTCTAGAAGCCGCCACCTTGAACAAGGCGCTGTCGTTAGAAGGTCTCAGCCACCAATATGGTTTGCATATCGGTGCGACGCTTCAGCGCCAGCGCGAACGTGGGTTATTGGCGCGTGATTTACTCACCGATATCATGATCCGCACTTCTTCAGCCTCTGATGCACGTATGGGCGGCGCGGTAATGCCGGCTATGAGTAATTCAGGCTCGGGGAATCAGGGCATTGCAGCTACCATGCCAGTGGTGGTGGTGGCTGAGTACCTCGGTGCCAGCGAAGAACAACTAACCCGTGCGTTAATGTTGTCACATCTCACGGCAATCTATATCCATAGCCAGCTGCCAACGCTTTCGGCGCTCTGTGCCGCGACAACGGCGTCAATGGGGGCGGCGGCAGGGATCGCATGGTTGATTGAAGGGCGCTATGAAACGGTAGCCATGGCAATTAGCAGCATGATTGGTGACGTAAGCGGCATGATTTGTGATGGCGCATCGAATAGCTGTGCGATGAAAGTATCAACCAGCGTGTCAGCCGCCTATAAAGCCGTGCTGATGGCGCTGGACAATAGCTGTGTAACGGGTAACGAAGGCATTGTGACCGACGATGTCGATCGCTCGATCGCTAATCTCTGCGCGTTAGCCTGCCACTCGATGCAGCAAACGGATACGCAGATTATTGAGATTATGGCTAAGAAAGCATCGTAA
- a CDS encoding U32 family peptidase, producing MKYSLGAVLYYWPKAEIERFYQAATQSEADIIYLGETVCSKRREMKVADWLDVAKQVAQSGKQVVISTLALLQAPSELNELKRYVENGDFLIEANDLGTVNMAAERKLPFVAGHALNCYNAVTLRLLHKQGMMRWCMPVELSHDWLKNVMTQCEDLGIRNKFEVEVLSYGHLPLAYSARCFTARSEDLPKDQCETCCIKYPQGRRVLSQENQQVFVLNGIQTQSGYCYNLGNNQLEMQGLVDIVRLSPESMDTLSVLSQFRANEQGAQPLTLENRADCNGYWQRVAGLELVQ from the coding sequence ATGAAATATTCTCTAGGAGCCGTGCTCTATTACTGGCCAAAAGCCGAAATTGAACGTTTTTACCAAGCCGCGACGCAAAGCGAAGCCGATATTATCTACCTCGGTGAAACCGTTTGTTCTAAGCGCCGTGAAATGAAAGTGGCAGATTGGCTGGACGTTGCCAAACAGGTGGCACAGTCGGGCAAACAGGTTGTTATCTCTACGCTTGCGCTGCTGCAGGCGCCCTCCGAGCTTAATGAACTGAAGCGCTATGTTGAAAACGGTGATTTCCTGATTGAGGCCAACGATTTGGGCACGGTAAACATGGCCGCCGAGCGCAAATTACCGTTTGTGGCAGGGCATGCGTTGAACTGCTACAACGCCGTCACGCTGCGCTTGTTGCACAAACAAGGCATGATGCGTTGGTGTATGCCGGTTGAGCTTTCTCATGACTGGCTTAAAAACGTGATGACTCAGTGCGAAGATCTGGGCATCCGCAATAAGTTTGAAGTGGAAGTGCTGAGCTATGGTCATCTCCCTCTGGCCTATTCTGCCCGCTGCTTTACCGCACGTTCGGAAGATTTGCCTAAAGATCAGTGCGAAACTTGCTGTATCAAATACCCTCAAGGTCGCCGCGTGTTATCGCAGGAAAATCAGCAGGTATTTGTGCTGAATGGTATTCAGACGCAGAGTGGATATTGCTATAACCTTGGCAATAACCAACTGGAAATGCAGGGATTAGTCGACATCGTTCGTCTATCGCCAGAAAGTATGGATACGCTCAGCGTGCTGAGTCAGTTCCGCGCTAATGAACAAGGTGCTCAGCCATTAACCTTGGAAAATCGCGCCGACTGCAACGGCTATTGGCAGCGCGTTGCCGGGCTCGAATTAGTTCAGTAA